The following coding sequences lie in one Tichowtungia aerotolerans genomic window:
- a CDS encoding 30S ribosomal protein S1, producing MDPAAVDAMYNNTLKDFTTGSIVPGKVLRIHDGEVLIDIGYKSEGIVDGNEFDNIDELAVGSEVEVLLECLEDKHGMVILSKKRAEQQRKWDHIVNECEEGSIVEGTITRAIKGGFIVDIGADAFLPGSQVDVVPVRNVDDYIGQTLEVKILKINKERKNIVVSRREIIEESRREQKLKLLGEIKTGQVRKGTVKNITDFGAFVDLDGIDGLLHVTDMSWGRINHPSEMVKVGDELEVMILDIDLEKERISLGLKQTLSNPWEDIDAKYPIGARIQGKVVSLAPYGAFVQIEEGVEGLVHVSEISWTKRIQRASDVLKVGDEVAAVVLSINTDEKKISLGMRQTEENPWEMAALKYPIGSLVHGKVRNFTSYGAFVEIEDGVDGMIHVSDMSWTRKINHPSEVLKKGDEVDTIVLEIDASNQRISLGLKQAQEDPWARITDTYKEGQKINGKVTKLTNFGAFVELEDGIDGLVHISQISNERVEKVKDVLNIGDEVEARIVKIDPVEHRIGLSIKAAAIADEDFEISDDLLTGLKPGEELVDLSSAFDDLNLGGEEWHPGDKAE from the coding sequence ATGGATCCCGCAGCTGTCGACGCAATGTACAACAACACCCTCAAGGACTTCACCACCGGCTCAATCGTGCCAGGAAAAGTTCTGCGAATCCATGACGGCGAAGTCCTCATCGACATCGGCTATAAATCTGAAGGAATCGTTGATGGTAACGAATTCGACAATATCGATGAGCTGGCTGTCGGCTCTGAAGTCGAAGTTCTGCTCGAATGCCTTGAAGACAAACACGGCATGGTCATCCTGAGCAAAAAACGTGCTGAACAGCAGCGCAAATGGGATCACATCGTTAACGAATGCGAAGAAGGCAGCATCGTTGAAGGAACCATCACTCGCGCCATCAAGGGCGGATTCATCGTGGATATCGGCGCGGACGCGTTCCTGCCGGGTTCCCAGGTGGATGTCGTTCCGGTCCGCAATGTTGACGACTACATTGGCCAGACGCTCGAAGTCAAAATTCTGAAAATCAATAAAGAGCGCAAAAACATCGTTGTATCACGCCGCGAAATCATTGAAGAGTCCCGCCGTGAGCAGAAACTGAAACTGCTGGGCGAAATCAAAACCGGTCAGGTTCGCAAAGGTACCGTCAAAAATATCACCGACTTCGGTGCATTTGTTGATCTCGACGGCATCGACGGTCTGCTGCATGTCACTGACATGAGCTGGGGCCGCATCAACCATCCGTCCGAAATGGTCAAAGTCGGCGACGAACTTGAAGTGATGATTCTCGACATCGACCTCGAGAAAGAACGCATTTCGCTTGGTCTCAAGCAGACCCTGTCCAATCCGTGGGAAGACATCGACGCGAAATACCCGATCGGTGCCCGCATTCAGGGTAAAGTGGTCAGCCTGGCTCCGTACGGTGCCTTCGTTCAGATCGAAGAGGGCGTTGAAGGTCTGGTTCACGTGTCCGAAATCTCCTGGACCAAACGCATTCAGCGTGCTTCCGACGTACTGAAAGTCGGCGACGAAGTGGCTGCGGTTGTTCTGAGCATCAACACCGACGAAAAGAAAATCTCGCTCGGTATGCGTCAGACCGAAGAAAATCCGTGGGAAATGGCCGCACTCAAATACCCGATCGGTTCGCTCGTACACGGAAAAGTCCGCAACTTCACCTCTTACGGTGCTTTCGTGGAAATCGAAGACGGCGTAGACGGAATGATTCACGTGTCCGACATGAGCTGGACCCGCAAGATCAACCATCCGTCTGAAGTCCTCAAGAAGGGTGACGAAGTCGACACCATCGTTCTGGAAATCGATGCATCCAACCAGCGCATCTCCCTCGGTCTCAAGCAGGCTCAGGAAGATCCGTGGGCACGCATTACAGACACCTACAAAGAAGGCCAGAAGATCAATGGTAAAGTCACCAAGCTCACCAACTTCGGTGCGTTTGTTGAACTCGAAGACGGAATCGACGGCCTGGTGCACATCAGCCAGATCAGCAACGAGCGTGTTGAAAAGGTCAAAGACGTTCTCAACATTGGTGATGAGGTTGAAGCCCGTATTGTGAAGATTGATCCGGTTGAACACCGCATCGGCCTGAGCATCAAGGCTGCTGCCATCGCGGATGAGGACTTTGAGATCAGCGATGATCTTCTGACCGGCCTGAAGCCGGGCGAAGAGCTCGTCGACCTTTCCTCCGCCTTCGACGACCTGAATCTCGGCGGCGAAGAGTGGCATCCGGGCGACAAGGCTGAGTAA